A genome region from Penicillium psychrofluorescens genome assembly, chromosome: 3 includes the following:
- a CDS encoding uncharacterized protein (ID:PFLUO_004799-T1.cds;~source:funannotate) — translation MEPNGVELKPVSSTQWIAESFSPLHEVIFIVIVCMGQFMTQTNIGICLSPLDVVGDSFDIKDPGILSWCLAGYSLTVGTFILVSGRCGDLFGYRRMFLIGFLWLGLWSLVAGFSYYSNYILFIFARVLQGIGGAMLLPNGIALLGATYPPSKKKNMIFAIFGAVAPNCVVLGAVFAGIFSQLAWWPWTYWTEAIVSAVCAILGFFVIPSVHDEHSHETTFLGLIKELDALGAVCGIGGLILVNIAWNQAPVVGWNSAYVYALLIIGVLLIAAFFLVEFRFAEYPLIPFHALSSDVSFVLGCIACGWGSFGIWIYYLWRFNEQFRQATPLLASAEFIPAGPMGIIACCVTGYLMGRMRPGWIMALSMTAFTLGSVLAAITPVQQTYWALTFVCLLVIPWGMDMSFPSATLMLSNAVEKKHQGIAASLVTTVVNYSISLSLGFAGTVEVHVNNGGNTPSDVLKGYRGAMYLGIGLGGLGMAVSAVYVAKVYQMEKRVKTAVEEEADE, via the coding sequence ATGGAGCCCAACGGCGTTGAGCTCAAGCCAGTTTCCTCGACACAATGGATAGCAGAAAGCTTCTCACCTCTTCACGAGGTCATTTTCATTGTTATTGTTTGCATGGGCCAGTTCATGACGCAGACAAATATCGGTATATGTCTCTCTCCTCTGGACGTTGTCGGTGATAGCTTTGATATCAAAGATCCCGGCATTCTGAGTTGGTGTCTGGCTGGGTATTCCTTGACTGTTGGCACTTTCATTTTGGTGTCAGGCCGCTGTGGTGACCTGTTTGGCTACCGTCGAATGTTCCTCATCGGATTCCTATGGCTTGGTCTCTGGTCTCTGGTAGCTGGCTTTAGCTACTACTCGAACTATATCCTGTTTATCTTTGCTCGTGTTCTCCAAGGCATCGGCGGTGCTATGTTGTTACCCAACGGAATTGCCTTGCTTGGGGCGACCTACCCACccagcaaaaagaagaacatgatATTTGCCATATTCGGTGCGGTAGCACCGAATTGCGTCGTTCTGGGTGCGGTATTTGCAGGGATTTTCTCTCAGCTGGCATGGTGGCCGTGGACCTACTGGACAGAGGCCATTGTCTCTGCGGTGTGTGCTATCTTGGGCTTTTTTGTGATTCCGTCCGTTCATGACGAACATTCTCATGAAACAACATTCCTTGGTCTAatcaaggagctggatgccCTCGGTGCAGTCTGTGGAATTGGCGGCCTCATCCTTGTAAACATTGCTTGGAACCAGGCCCCGGTTGTGGGATGGAATTCTGCCTACGTCTATGCACTGCTCATCATTGGGGTCCTCCTGATagccgccttcttcctggtcgaATTCCGCTTCGCAGAGTATCCTCTTATACCTTTTCACGCACTCAGCTCGGATGTTTCTTTCGTGCTCGGCTGCATTGCCTGTGGTTGGGGCTCATTTGGAATCTGGATTTATTACCTCTGGAGGTTCAACGAGCAATTTCGCCAGGCGACGCCTTTGCTGGCTTCAGCCGAGTTCATCCCCGCCGGTCCAATGGGGATTATTGCATGCTGCGTCACCGGCTACTTGATGGGTCGCATGCGACCGGGGTGGATTATGGCTCTGTCCATGACGGCATTCACGCTGGGAAGTGTTCTTGCAGCTATTACGCCGGTTCAGCAAACTTATTGGGCGCTGACTTTTGTGTGTCTCCTGGTTATTCCCTGGGGTATGGATATGTCCTTCCCTTCTGCTACCTTGATGTTATCGAACgcggtggagaagaagcatcAGGGCATTGCTGCCTCGCTGGTGACCACCGTTGTCAACTACAGTATCTCGCTGAGTTTGGGCTTCGCGGGCACTGTCGAGGTACATGTCAATAATGGAGGGAATACCCCCAGCGATGTTCTCAAGGGATACCGAGGTGCAATGTACCTAGGCATTGGGCTTGGTGGATTGGGTATGGCTGTCAGTGCTGTCTACGTGGCTAAGGTCTACcagatggagaagagggtAAAAACTGCtgtcgaagaggaagctgATGAATAA
- a CDS encoding uncharacterized protein (ID:PFLUO_004800-T1.cds;~source:funannotate), which yields MGNNTVFAVTVFFICFRECIETTVVVSVLLAFLKQAIGGPDGDPATHKRLVKQVWLGCGLGLFICLCVGAGMIGAFYGLGTDTFSSTEDIWEGVLAIISSLIISLMGAALLRVSKLQDKWRIKLAKALEQQKNAEKPSKGRFKRWLEKYAMFILPFVTVLREGLECVVYVGGVGLGLPATSFPLAVVCGLLAGILVGYIIYKGGKETSLQIFLIISTCFLYLVAGGLFSRGVWYFQNHAWSKVIGGDASETGSGPGSYNINQSVWHVNCCNPELGGGGGWGIFNALLGWTNSATYGSVLAYNFYWIAVMVGYGAMLYRERRGSLPLVDPVFNRIGAFKARVKAFIFRESLEEPTPAEASGAVGHTGMMEKTSEVGVSTVRQAEP from the exons ATGGGCAACAACACTGTCTTCGCCGTGACGG TGTTTTTCATCTGCTTCCGAGAATGCATCGAGACCACGGTGGTCGTGTCAGTCCTACTGGCATTCCTGAAACAGGCCATAGGAGGCCCTGATGGAGATCCTGCGACACATAAACGACTTGTCAAGCAG GTTTGGCTAGGATGTGGCCTGGGTCTCTTCATCTGTCTCTGTGTTGGCGCCGGCATGATCGGCGCTTTCTATGGCCTGGGCACCgacaccttctccagcacggAAGACATCTGGGAAGGTGTTCTGGCCATCATATCGTCGCTGATCATCTCGCTGATGGGCGCCGCTCTGCTGCGCGTCTCAAAGCTCCAGGATAAGTGGCGCATCAAGCTCGCCAAGGCTCTGGAGCAACAGAAGAATGCGGAAAAGCCGAGTAAGGGCCGCTTCAAGAGATGGCTGGAGAAATATGCTATGTTCATCTTGCCGTTTGTGACGGTGCTTCGCGAGGGCCTCGAATGCGTTGTCTACGTCGGCGGTGTCGGACTAGGGTTGCCGGCCACCTCGTTCCCTCTGGCCGTGGTGTGTGGTCTCTTGGCAGGAATATTGGTCGGCTACATCATCTACAA gggaggaaaagagacATCGCTCCAAATCTTCCTAATCATCTCTACCTGTTTCCTCTATCTCGTTGCCGGAGGTCTGTTTTCGCGTGGCGTTTGGTACTTCCAAAACCACGCTTGGAGCAAGGTCATCGGCGGCGATGCTTCCGAAACTGGATCTGGCCCAGGGTCTTATAACATCAATCAAAGCGTCTGGCACGTTAACTGCTGTAACCCTGAATtgggtggcggcggcggatgggGTATCTTCAACGCGCTGCTGGGATGGACCAACTCGGCCACCTATGGCTCGGTGCTCGCTTACAACTTCTACTGGATTGCGGTCATGGTGGGCTATGGAGCAATGCTGTATCGCGAACGACGAGGCTCTCTGCCTCTGGTTGACCCCGTATTCAACCGAATCGGGGCGTTCAAGGCAAGGGTCAAGGCTTTCATCTTCCGCGAGTCCCTGGAAGAGCCGACTCCGGCCGAAGCAAGTGGTGCGGTGGGCCATACTGGTATGATGGAGAAGACATCTGAGGTTGGTGTTTCTACTGTCAGACAGGCTGAGCCCTGA
- a CDS encoding uncharacterized protein (ID:PFLUO_004798-T1.cds;~source:funannotate), giving the protein MAAMECLRDIGLEPECKRLATDGSNMMHTRWAYSMAGEEYARIHSWGHDPKRKGEYEIASPCDPVDLPQTLLEPILVRYATLNGFTCRFDTTFVEFEQDATGTTSTLRDTISGFQYKIRSKYLFGADGARSEVFRQLDLELDTQPDQGTAFNVHMKADLSRYMKYRTGNLHWLLQPDKEHPVFGWACIARMVKPWDEWLFIVLPERGKEMDCNPSPEEWTARMKEFIGDDTIDTELLGVSKWRLNEVVAKSFSKGRVYDLSSCKVGNGTNINFGRFCLGDAVHRHPPSNGLGSNTCIQDAYNLAWKVAHVLKGQASPSLLETYSTERQPVGHGVVARANQSFRHHGPVWQALGVALPTPEQRVQALHELALPTSKGRSQRSALQAAIEETEHEYHALGQEMGQFYQSSGIYAADEKSPYYSPQVVAQDQDLTLNRDTYPGCRLPHAWLNNAIPVNRISTIDLAGHGAFAVLTGIGGEAWKTAAAQVGENLGVKMNSYSIGFRQGYEDVYFDWARVRSVAETGCVLVRPDRVVAWRCTEVLGDESQCALKLREVMMTILGREP; this is encoded by the exons ATGGCCGCAATGG AATGTCTCCGAGACATTGGCTTAGAACCGGAATGCAAACGCCTCGCTACGGATGGATCGAACATGATGCACACGCGATGGGCATACAGCATGGCAGGCGAAGAGTATGCGCGCATTCACTCCTGGGGACACGACCCGAAGCGGAAG GGCGAATACGAGATTGCAAGTCCCTGCGATCCAGTTGACCTCCCCCAGACCCTCCTCGAGCCTATTTTGGTCAGATACGCCACACTCAACGGTTTCACTTGCCGGTTCGATACTACCTTCGTCGAGTTCGAACAGGATGCAACAGGCACTACCTCTACACTTCGGGACACTATTTCAGGGTTTCAATACAAAATCCGCTCAAAATACCTATTTGGGGCAGACGGAGCCCGCAGCGAGGTCTTCCGGCAACTAGACCTCGAGCTGGATACCCAGCCAGACCAGGGTACGGCATTTAATGTGCACATGAAGGCCGATCTATCGCGCTACATGAAGTACCGCACAGGCAATCTCCATTGGCTCTTGCAACCAGATAAAGAGCATCCGGTGTTTGGATGGGCGTGCATTGCGAGAATGGTCAAGCCATGGGACGAGTGGCTGTTTATTGTTCTACCCGAGCGCGGGAAGGAAATGGATTGCAATCCGTCCCCAGAGGAATGGACTGCCCGGATGAAGGAATTCATTGGCGATGACACGATCGACACGGAACTTTTGGGTGTTTCCAAGTGGCGTCTTAACGAAGTTGTCGCAAAGTCCTTCTCCAAAGGCAGAGTGTATGATCTCAGTTCTTGCAAAGTGGGAAATGGCACTAACATTAACTTTGGAAGGTTCTGCCTCGGAGATGCAGTTCACCGTCACCCACCTTCAAACGGCCTCGGTTCCAACACTTGTATACAAGACGCTTACAACCTGGCCTGGAAGGTTGCCCATGTATTGAAAG GGCAAGcatctccctccctcttAGAGACATACTCTACGGAGCGCCAACCCGTTGGCCATGGTGTCGTCGCGCGCGCAAACCAGTCTTTCCGTCACCACGGTCCTGTCTGGCAAGCCCTCGGGGTTGCTTTGCCGACTCCCGAGCAGAGAGTGCAAGCGTTGCACGAATTGGCATTGCCTACCAGCAAAGGCCGTTCGCAGCGCAGCGCACTCCAAGCTGCTAtcgaggagaccgagcaCGAGTACCATGCTCTTGGACAAGAGATGGGCCAATTCTACCAAAGCTCCGGTATATACGCAGCTGACGAAAAGTCGCCGTACTACAGCCCTCAAGTTGTcgcgcaagatcaagacCTGACTCTGAACCGTGATACGTATCCTGGATGTCGTTTGCCTCATGCATGGCTGAACAACGCCATTCCAGTGAACCGCATCTCCACTATCGACTTGGCTGGACATGGCGCCTTCGCCGTGTTGACTGGTATTGGAGGCGAGGCGTGGAAGACGGCAGCTGCGCAAGTGGGAGAAAATTTGGGAGTGAAGATGAATTCGTACTCTATTGGTTTCCGTCAGGGCTATGAGGACGTTTATTTTGACTGGGCGCGGGTTCGCAGTGTTGCTGAGACTGGTTGTGTTCTTGTTCGACCGGACCGGGTTGTGGCTTGGAGGTGTACCGAGGTGCTGGGCGATGAGTCTCAATGTGCACTCAAGTTGCGCGAGGTCATGATGACCATTCTGGGTAGAGAGCCCTGA